One Loxodonta africana isolate mLoxAfr1 chromosome 6, mLoxAfr1.hap2, whole genome shotgun sequence DNA window includes the following coding sequences:
- the LOC111748320 gene encoding ubiquitin carboxyl-terminal hydrolase 47-like isoform X8: MGPGRLARSGSEMGRTSSCPCITKSAAGLEPDRCKSQNKKPFAATKWARTWPQGTPRLRGASKPGSSGSLCSAPGHELRPRKGAPAICPGQPADSSSLDSPSAPVGLVNQGATCYLNSVLQCLFFTPELREAVLRPLQSWEGAVVWGQAELLGVSLGSGEGLTLELCEDCEESSLVTQLRRIFLALQTAQEPVTTTAVTHCLGLRNIHKQRDVLECFQTLLAKMAAERAQLLQPFQMTTERVIKCLVCENETRLEEVHLFLMVTVLPGPGEAPRSVDEAVQALFRKEHVTGDNQYFCEKCDCKQDTSSELCLRALPPVLVILLERFAYHEAFHKLEDCVAVSATLSLPSPDKNSYDLFAVCHHVGDLTGGHYVADIKSFEKPCWYKFSDSRVQELQAGPSESRTAYLLMYRQRSQGPTRV; this comes from the exons ATGGGTCCTGGCCGCCTTGCCCGCTCCGGTTCTGAGATGGGGCGAACCTCGAGCTGCCCGTGCATTACCAAGTCCGCCGCGGGGCTGGAGCCAGACCGCTGCAAGTCCCAGAACAAGAAGCCCTTCGCAGCTACGAAGTGGGCCCGGACCTGGCCTCAAGGGACCCCAAGGCTGCGGGGCGCCTCCAAGCCCGGCAGCTCCGGCTCTCTGTGCTCAGCCCCAGGGCATGAGCTCAGGCCGAGGAAGGGAG CTCCTGCCATCTGCCCTGGGCAACCAGCTGATTCCTCTTCTCTGGACTCCCCCTCAGCACCAGTAGGTCTGGTCAACCAGGGTGCTACCTGCTACCTGAACAGTGTCCTGCAGTGCTTGTTCTTCACACCCGAGCTCCGCGAAGCTGTCCTCAG GCCTCTCCAGTCCTGGGAGGGAGCAGTGGTCTGGGGCCAAGCAGAGTTGCTGGGAGTGAGCCTGGGGTCCGGAGAGGGGCTGACCCTGGAGCT ATGCGAGGACTGTGAGGAGTCCAGTCTGGTCACACAGTTGCGGAGGATCTTTCTGGCCCTGCAGACTGCCCAGGAACCTGTGACCACCACCGCCGTCACCCACTGCCTGGGGCTGAGAAACA TACACAAACAGCGTGATGTCCTGGAGTGCTTCCAGACCCTGCTGGCCAAGATGGCTGCAGAGAGAGCGCAGCTCCTCCAG CCATTCCAAATGACCACGGAGCGTGTCATCAAGTGTCTGGTCTGTGAGAATGAGACACGGCTGGAGGAGGTGCATTTGTTCCTCATGGTGACCGTGCTGCCAGGCCCCGGCGAGGCCCCACGCTCCGTG GATGAGGCGGTGCAGGCGCTCTTCCGGAAGGAGCATGTCACTGGTGACAACCAGTACTTCTGTGAGAAGTGTGACTGCAAACAGGACACCAGCTCG GAACTCTGCCTGCGAGCCCTGCCCCCCGTGCTGGTCATCTTACTGGAGAGGTTCGCCTACCATGAGGCCTTCCACAAGCTGGAAGACTGCGTGGCTGTGTCGGCAACGCTGAGCCTGCCGTCTCCA GACAAGAACTCTTATGATCTCTTCGCAGTGTGTCACCATGTTGGTGACCTCACTGGTGGACATTACGTGGCAGACATAAAGTCCTTTGAGAAGCCTTGCTGGTACAAGTTCTCAGACAGCCGTGTGCAGGAG CTCCAGGCAGGGCCATCTGAGAGCAG AACTGCCTACCTGCTGATGTACCGTCAGAGATCGCAGGGCCCCACCAG GGTGTGA
- the LOC111748320 gene encoding ubiquitin carboxyl-terminal hydrolase 47-like isoform X7, protein MGPGRLARSGSEMGRTSSCPCITKSAAGLEPDRCKSQNKKPFAATKWARTWPQGTPRLRGASKPGSSGSLCSAPGHELRPRKGAPAICPGQPADSSSLDSPSAPVGLVNQGATCYLNSVLQCLFFTPELREAVLRPLQSWEGAVVWGQAELLGVSLGSGEGLTLELCEDCEESSLVTQLRRIFLALQTAQEPVTTTAVTHCLGLRNIHKQRDVLECFQTLLAKMAAERAQLLQPFQMTTERVIKCLVCENETRLEEVHLFLMVTVLPGPGEAPRSVDEAVQALFRKEHVTGDNQYFCEKCDCKQDTSSELCLRALPPVLVILLERFAYHEAFHKLEDCVAVSATLSLPSPDKNSYDLFAVCHHVGDLTGGHYVADIKSFEKPCWYKFSDSRVQELQAGPSESRTAYLLMYRQRSQGPTSNTYSLKKRDATKT, encoded by the exons ATGGGTCCTGGCCGCCTTGCCCGCTCCGGTTCTGAGATGGGGCGAACCTCGAGCTGCCCGTGCATTACCAAGTCCGCCGCGGGGCTGGAGCCAGACCGCTGCAAGTCCCAGAACAAGAAGCCCTTCGCAGCTACGAAGTGGGCCCGGACCTGGCCTCAAGGGACCCCAAGGCTGCGGGGCGCCTCCAAGCCCGGCAGCTCCGGCTCTCTGTGCTCAGCCCCAGGGCATGAGCTCAGGCCGAGGAAGGGAG CTCCTGCCATCTGCCCTGGGCAACCAGCTGATTCCTCTTCTCTGGACTCCCCCTCAGCACCAGTAGGTCTGGTCAACCAGGGTGCTACCTGCTACCTGAACAGTGTCCTGCAGTGCTTGTTCTTCACACCCGAGCTCCGCGAAGCTGTCCTCAG GCCTCTCCAGTCCTGGGAGGGAGCAGTGGTCTGGGGCCAAGCAGAGTTGCTGGGAGTGAGCCTGGGGTCCGGAGAGGGGCTGACCCTGGAGCT ATGCGAGGACTGTGAGGAGTCCAGTCTGGTCACACAGTTGCGGAGGATCTTTCTGGCCCTGCAGACTGCCCAGGAACCTGTGACCACCACCGCCGTCACCCACTGCCTGGGGCTGAGAAACA TACACAAACAGCGTGATGTCCTGGAGTGCTTCCAGACCCTGCTGGCCAAGATGGCTGCAGAGAGAGCGCAGCTCCTCCAG CCATTCCAAATGACCACGGAGCGTGTCATCAAGTGTCTGGTCTGTGAGAATGAGACACGGCTGGAGGAGGTGCATTTGTTCCTCATGGTGACCGTGCTGCCAGGCCCCGGCGAGGCCCCACGCTCCGTG GATGAGGCGGTGCAGGCGCTCTTCCGGAAGGAGCATGTCACTGGTGACAACCAGTACTTCTGTGAGAAGTGTGACTGCAAACAGGACACCAGCTCG GAACTCTGCCTGCGAGCCCTGCCCCCCGTGCTGGTCATCTTACTGGAGAGGTTCGCCTACCATGAGGCCTTCCACAAGCTGGAAGACTGCGTGGCTGTGTCGGCAACGCTGAGCCTGCCGTCTCCA GACAAGAACTCTTATGATCTCTTCGCAGTGTGTCACCATGTTGGTGACCTCACTGGTGGACATTACGTGGCAGACATAAAGTCCTTTGAGAAGCCTTGCTGGTACAAGTTCTCAGACAGCCGTGTGCAGGAG CTCCAGGCAGGGCCATCTGAGAGCAG AACTGCCTACCTGCTGATGTACCGTCAGAGATCGCAGGGCCCCACCAG TAACACCTATTCACTGAAGAAAAGAGATGCTACaaaaacataa